The following are from one region of the Sphingomonas sp. J315 genome:
- a CDS encoding DnaJ C-terminal domain-containing protein has protein sequence MADPYSTLGISRGASEDEVKKAYRKLAKELHPDRNKDNPKAAEKFSTVTQAYDLLMDKDKRARFDRGEIDGDGNPTSPFGAGFGGARGGPQGGFRPGGSQFDFGGGGDAGFEDILEGLFGGRAGGGFGGQQGGFSSGFGRRPPPAKGANVAYRLRVPFEDAAALKPQRIQLRDGSTIDLKLPKGVETGTQMRLSGKGDSGPGGNGDAIVTIEIEPHRFFTRDGDHIRLDLPITLKEAVAGASVRVPTPEGPVNLKVPAGSSSGKTLRLKDRGFHGKGARGDLLATLMIEIPGSDPKLAEFVADWTDQGNPRARLGV, from the coding sequence GTGGCCGATCCGTATTCGACTTTGGGTATCTCGCGCGGGGCCAGCGAGGATGAGGTCAAGAAGGCGTATCGCAAGCTCGCCAAGGAGCTGCACCCCGACCGCAACAAGGACAATCCCAAGGCCGCCGAGAAGTTCAGCACCGTGACGCAGGCGTACGACCTGCTGATGGACAAGGACAAGCGCGCGCGGTTCGATCGCGGCGAGATCGACGGCGACGGCAACCCGACCTCGCCGTTTGGCGCAGGGTTCGGCGGTGCGCGCGGCGGACCGCAGGGCGGCTTTCGTCCCGGCGGGTCGCAGTTCGATTTCGGCGGCGGTGGCGATGCCGGGTTCGAGGATATCCTCGAAGGGTTGTTCGGTGGTCGCGCAGGCGGCGGGTTCGGCGGGCAGCAGGGCGGCTTTTCCAGCGGCTTCGGTCGCCGCCCTCCTCCGGCCAAGGGCGCCAATGTAGCATACCGGCTGCGCGTGCCGTTCGAGGATGCCGCAGCGCTGAAGCCCCAGCGGATCCAGCTGCGCGACGGATCGACCATCGACCTCAAGCTGCCCAAGGGGGTCGAGACCGGCACCCAGATGCGGCTGTCGGGCAAGGGCGATTCCGGCCCGGGCGGCAATGGCGATGCGATCGTGACGATCGAGATCGAACCGCACCGATTCTTCACTCGCGACGGCGATCATATCCGCCTCGACCTGCCGATCACGCTCAAGGAAGCCGTCGCGGGGGCGAGCGTGCGCGTGCCGACGCCGGAGGGCCCGGTGAACCTCAAGGTTCCCGCCGGGTCGAGTTCGGGCAAGACCTTGCGGCTCAAGGATCGCGGCTTCCACGGCAAGGGCGCGCGCGGCGACCTGCTCGCCACGCTGATGATCGAGATACCGGGATCAGACCCGAAGCTCGCGGAGTTCGTCGCCGACTGGACCGATCAGGGGAACCCGCGCGCCCGGCTGGGCGTCTGA
- a CDS encoding transglutaminase family protein: MRYAIRHVTTFDYGEPVGFARCNLRLKPIHWSGQQLHDYSLSIEPGGDTAPARAEAGLANVVRLVVTQAVRSLTIESRCTITVDRPVPLPAPNDPTLAQIAAQARASRDAGPASPASYLFPSPLIPLDRDIAEWCAQELDPQRGALDAAIGLARRIQSEFDFDPTATLVDTPPHEAFLKRGGVCQDFAQIMISGLRAAGLPAAYASGYLRTLPPPGQPRLVGADATHAWVLLWCGPERGWVGVDPTNGIWMASDHVIIAIGRDYTDIAPIDGIVLGSGAQNMAVSVDVEPLE, encoded by the coding sequence ATGCGCTACGCCATCCGCCACGTCACGACATTCGACTATGGCGAGCCGGTCGGCTTCGCCCGCTGCAACCTGCGGCTGAAGCCGATCCACTGGTCGGGGCAGCAGCTGCACGACTATAGCCTGAGCATCGAGCCCGGCGGCGATACCGCGCCCGCCCGCGCCGAGGCTGGCCTCGCCAATGTCGTCCGGCTGGTGGTGACTCAGGCGGTGCGCAGCCTGACGATCGAAAGCCGCTGCACCATCACCGTCGACCGCCCGGTGCCGCTGCCCGCGCCGAATGATCCGACGCTGGCGCAGATCGCCGCGCAGGCGCGCGCCAGCCGCGATGCAGGACCAGCCAGCCCCGCCTCCTATCTCTTCCCCTCGCCCCTGATCCCGCTCGACCGCGACATTGCGGAGTGGTGCGCGCAGGAACTGGACCCGCAACGCGGCGCGCTGGACGCCGCCATCGGCCTCGCCCGCCGCATCCAGAGCGAGTTCGACTTCGATCCGACCGCGACTCTGGTCGACACGCCTCCGCACGAAGCATTCCTGAAGCGCGGCGGCGTATGTCAGGACTTCGCGCAGATCATGATCTCGGGCCTGCGCGCCGCCGGTCTCCCCGCCGCCTATGCCTCCGGCTATCTGCGCACCCTCCCGCCGCCCGGTCAGCCGCGCCTCGTCGGGGCCGACGCGACCCATGCCTGGGTGCTGTTGTGGTGCGGGCCGGAGCGCGGCTGGGTCGGGGTCGATCCGACCAACGGCATCTGGATGGCGAGCGACCATGTCATCATCGCGATCGGCCGCGACTATACCGACATTGCCCCGATCGACGGCATCGTGCTGGGATCCGGCGCGCAGAACATGGCGGTGTCGGTGGATGTCGAGCCGCTCGAATAG
- a CDS encoding GNAT family N-acetyltransferase → MTITIRPATGGDVAAIDALLRRSFPAADEAMLVQRLCIDGDMVLTLVADDEETGALAGMVAFSRMEVRVNDVALAAVALAPVAVEAAYRKQGVAEALIAAGHRHLGDAGYLLSFVLGDPAYYGRFGYAADLARGFDSPYAGDYLMALALQDGKLPCGVRGVASHAGAFAALAQDA, encoded by the coding sequence ATGACCATCACCATCCGCCCCGCCACCGGCGGCGACGTCGCGGCGATCGACGCGCTGCTGCGGCGCAGCTTTCCTGCGGCGGATGAGGCGATGCTGGTCCAGCGGCTGTGTATCGATGGCGACATGGTGCTGACCCTCGTCGCGGATGACGAGGAGACCGGCGCGCTTGCGGGCATGGTCGCGTTCAGCCGGATGGAGGTGCGCGTCAACGACGTCGCCCTCGCGGCCGTCGCGCTCGCCCCCGTCGCGGTCGAGGCGGCGTACCGGAAACAGGGCGTGGCCGAGGCGCTGATCGCGGCGGGGCACCGGCATCTCGGCGATGCGGGCTATCTGCTCAGCTTCGTGCTCGGCGATCCGGCCTATTATGGCCGCTTTGGCTATGCCGCCGATCTCGCGCGCGGTTTCGACTCGCCTTATGCGGGTGACTATCTGATGGCGCTGGCGTTGCAGGACGGAAAGCTGCCCTGCGGGGTGCGCGGCGTGGCGAGCCACGCGGGTGCCTTCGCGGCGCTGGCGCAGGACGCCTGA
- a CDS encoding PAS domain-containing hybrid sensor histidine kinase/response regulator codes for MFHPDDQARAWEVWRGCLATGAPYHIEYRLRHHSGVYRWVLGRAQAVRDENGTITRWFGTCTDIQDIVDAREVLARSRHELEQAVEERTGQLMIAEERLRQAHKMEAVGQLTGGIAHDFNNMLAVIIGSLDMLERRIAQGATDLDRYIVAAKDGATRAAALTQRLLGFARQQPLAPVALDINALVSGMIDLLMRTLGEKVTVETRLQSQLATALADPNLLENVILNLSVNARDAMPDGGRLTIETANETLDAAAAGELGLAPGDYVALTVADTGSGMSDEVAARAFDPFFTTKGVGKGTGLGLSQVFGFARQSGGHVAIDTAPGRGTRVTLLLPRHDAPPAANDSATEAGGQRAGSPDEVILVVEDEERVRNHSVEALRELGYTVLQAPDGIEALRLIGRSQPISLLFTDVVMPEMTGDELARRARERQPGLKVLYTSGYTPDENAITSDAGITASLIAKPFGVDQLAAKVRATLDS; via the coding sequence ATGTTCCACCCGGACGATCAGGCGCGCGCATGGGAAGTGTGGCGGGGCTGCCTCGCGACCGGTGCCCCCTATCACATCGAGTATCGCCTGAGGCACCATAGCGGTGTCTATCGCTGGGTACTGGGCCGCGCGCAGGCAGTGCGCGACGAGAATGGGACGATCACCCGCTGGTTCGGCACCTGCACCGACATCCAGGACATTGTCGACGCGCGCGAAGTGCTGGCACGGTCGCGACACGAGCTGGAACAGGCGGTGGAGGAGCGCACCGGGCAGCTGATGATCGCCGAGGAACGGCTGCGTCAGGCGCACAAGATGGAGGCGGTCGGCCAGCTGACCGGCGGCATCGCCCATGACTTCAACAACATGCTGGCCGTCATCATCGGATCGCTCGACATGCTCGAACGGCGGATCGCGCAGGGAGCGACCGACCTCGACCGCTACATCGTCGCGGCCAAGGACGGCGCGACCCGCGCCGCCGCGCTGACCCAGCGGCTGCTCGGCTTTGCCCGGCAACAGCCGCTCGCGCCGGTTGCGCTCGACATCAATGCACTGGTGTCGGGGATGATCGACCTGTTGATGCGCACATTGGGCGAGAAGGTGACAGTCGAGACTCGGTTGCAAAGCCAGCTCGCAACCGCATTGGCCGACCCCAATCTGCTCGAGAATGTCATCCTCAACCTGTCGGTCAATGCCCGCGACGCGATGCCCGATGGCGGGCGCCTGACGATCGAGACCGCGAATGAGACGCTCGACGCGGCGGCGGCAGGTGAGTTGGGGCTTGCGCCCGGCGATTATGTCGCGCTGACCGTCGCCGATACCGGGTCGGGCATGTCGGACGAGGTCGCGGCGCGCGCGTTCGACCCCTTCTTCACCACCAAGGGGGTGGGCAAGGGCACCGGGCTGGGGCTGAGCCAGGTGTTCGGATTTGCGCGGCAATCGGGCGGGCATGTCGCAATCGACACCGCACCGGGGCGCGGGACTCGCGTGACGCTGCTGCTGCCCCGCCACGATGCGCCGCCCGCAGCGAATGACAGCGCCACGGAAGCCGGGGGGCAGCGCGCCGGGTCGCCCGATGAGGTGATCCTGGTGGTCGAGGATGAAGAGCGGGTGCGCAACCATTCGGTCGAGGCGCTGCGCGAGCTCGGCTATACCGTGTTGCAGGCGCCCGACGGGATCGAGGCGCTGCGACTGATCGGACGCAGCCAGCCGATCTCGTTGCTGTTCACCGATGTCGTGATGCCGGAAATGACCGGCGACGAACTCGCCCGACGCGCGCGTGAACGCCAGCCGGGCCTGAAAGTGCTCTACACCAGCGGCTACACGCCCGACGAGAATGCGATCACCAGCGATGCCGGAATCACCGCATCGCTGATCGCCAAACCGTTCGGGGTCGATCAGCTCGCCGCCAAGGTCCGCGCGACGCTCGATAGCTGA
- a CDS encoding YihY/virulence factor BrkB family protein — protein sequence MTEPVSPESPEARRHGFHKRLSDLGVTDRAIEVARRVAVGAYTDGFTHAGNLAYLSLVTLFPFFIVATAVARLVGRTGDGLQAVAAFLRTVPPEVADLLRPAILEVLDARSGSLLWLGALVGLWTTSGFIETVRSILRQAYGIPSGTPFWRLKLATIGMVIASVILAMMAFSFQVLLIGAEQFILRVLPFASDAARMISLTKVAPAIALFGALYILFYTLTPSRYRKSECPKWPGPAFVTLWWMGCTAALPEVISSFGGYGLTYGSLAGVMVALIFFFLIGFGVVIGAELNAALAETPENGLETPLEGTGG from the coding sequence GTGACCGAACCCGTATCCCCCGAATCGCCTGAAGCGCGGCGGCACGGCTTTCACAAAAGGCTGTCCGACCTCGGCGTCACGGACCGGGCGATCGAGGTAGCCAGGCGGGTGGCGGTCGGTGCCTATACCGATGGCTTCACCCATGCCGGCAACCTTGCCTATTTGAGCCTGGTCACGCTCTTCCCGTTCTTCATCGTCGCGACCGCAGTGGCGCGGCTGGTCGGGCGCACGGGCGACGGGCTTCAGGCGGTGGCTGCATTCCTGCGCACCGTGCCCCCCGAAGTCGCCGATCTGCTGCGGCCTGCCATCCTCGAAGTGCTCGACGCGCGCTCGGGGTCGCTGCTGTGGCTGGGCGCGCTGGTCGGGCTGTGGACCACGTCGGGCTTCATCGAAACCGTGCGATCCATCCTGCGTCAGGCCTATGGTATCCCGTCGGGCACGCCCTTCTGGCGGCTCAAACTGGCCACCATCGGCATGGTTATCGCATCGGTGATATTGGCAATGATGGCATTCAGTTTCCAGGTGCTGCTGATCGGCGCGGAACAGTTCATCCTGCGCGTCCTTCCTTTCGCGTCGGACGCGGCGCGGATGATCTCGCTGACCAAGGTCGCGCCCGCCATCGCCTTGTTCGGCGCGCTCTACATTCTGTTCTACACGCTCACTCCGTCGCGTTACCGCAAGTCCGAATGCCCCAAATGGCCAGGCCCGGCCTTTGTGACTCTTTGGTGGATGGGTTGCACGGCCGCGCTTCCCGAGGTGATCAGCTCGTTTGGCGGCTATGGCCTGACCTATGGCAGCCTCGCTGGCGTGATGGTTGCACTCATCTTCTTCTTCCTCATCGGCTTCGGGGTCGTTATCGGCGCCGAACTCAACGCGGCACTGGCAGAAACGCCCGAGAACGGGTTAGAGACACCGCTTGAAGGGACCGGAGGGTAA
- the aroC gene encoding chorismate synthase — protein sequence MSFNTFGRVLRFTTFGESHGPAIGAVVDGCPPGLTLSEADIQPFLDKRRPGTSRFTTQRQEPDAVRILSGVFDGRTTGTPIGLLIDNVDQRSKDYSEVAAAYRPGHADYAYDAKYGFRDYRGGGRSSARETAMRVAAGAVARLVIPEVTITAWVEAIGGDAIDYAKFDANDIGNNPFFCPDPDAAARWETLVDDARKAGSSLGAVIACAATGVPAGWGAPLYAKLDSELAAAMMSVNAVKGVEIGDGFAAAALSGEANADPMRPGADGPEFLANHAGGIAGGISTGQPVRVRVAFKPTSSILTPVETITRDGEATEIRTKGRHDPCVGIRGVPVVEAMMALVLADQKLLHRAQCG from the coding sequence ATGAGCTTCAACACCTTTGGCCGCGTGCTGCGCTTCACCACCTTTGGCGAGAGCCACGGCCCGGCGATCGGTGCAGTGGTCGATGGCTGCCCGCCCGGCCTCACCCTCAGCGAAGCCGATATCCAGCCCTTTCTCGACAAGCGCCGCCCCGGCACATCGCGCTTTACCACGCAGCGTCAGGAGCCGGACGCGGTCCGCATCCTCTCCGGCGTATTCGACGGGCGGACCACCGGCACCCCGATCGGCCTGCTGATCGACAATGTCGACCAGCGCTCGAAGGATTATTCGGAGGTCGCAGCCGCCTATCGTCCCGGTCATGCCGACTATGCCTATGACGCCAAATACGGCTTTCGCGACTATCGCGGCGGCGGGCGCTCCTCGGCGCGTGAGACGGCAATGCGCGTCGCGGCCGGCGCGGTCGCAAGGCTGGTGATTCCGGAGGTGACGATTACCGCCTGGGTCGAGGCGATCGGCGGCGACGCCATCGACTATGCCAAGTTTGACGCGAACGACATCGGCAACAACCCCTTCTTCTGCCCCGACCCCGACGCCGCTGCCCGCTGGGAAACGCTGGTCGATGACGCGCGCAAGGCCGGATCGTCGCTCGGCGCGGTGATCGCGTGCGCGGCGACGGGCGTTCCGGCGGGCTGGGGCGCGCCGCTCTATGCCAAGCTCGACAGCGAGCTCGCCGCTGCGATGATGAGCGTCAATGCGGTGAAGGGCGTCGAGATCGGCGACGGATTTGCCGCAGCCGCCTTGTCCGGCGAGGCCAACGCCGATCCGATGCGTCCCGGCGCGGACGGCCCCGAATTTCTCGCCAACCACGCCGGCGGCATTGCGGGCGGCATCTCGACCGGCCAGCCGGTCCGCGTGCGCGTTGCGTTCAAGCCGACCAGCTCGATCCTGACCCCGGTCGAAACCATCACCCGCGACGGCGAAGCGACCGAGATCCGCACCAAGGGCCGCCACGACCCCTGTGTCGGCATTCGCGGCGTGCCGGTGGTGGAGGCGATGATGGCGCTGGTGCTCGCCGATCAGAAATTGCTCCACCGCGCGCAATGCGGCTGA
- the fabI gene encoding enoyl-ACP reductase FabI, whose translation MTGLMQGKRGLIMGLANDRSLAWGIAKKLREHGAELAFSYQGEALERRVRPLAEELGSDFLIDCDVSNMDALDTAFETLASRWPTIDFVVHAIGFSDKNELRGGYVDTSLDNFLMTMNISVYSFVAVAKRASAMMPNGGSLLTLSYYGAEKVIPHYNVMGVAKAALETSVQYLAVDLGRDNIRVNAISAGPIKTLAASGIGDFRLILKWNELNAPLKRNVTIEDVGGAGLYFLSDLSSGTTGETHHVDAGYHVIGMKAEDAPDIALV comes from the coding sequence GTGACCGGATTGATGCAGGGCAAGCGCGGGCTGATCATGGGGCTCGCCAATGATCGATCGCTCGCCTGGGGGATCGCCAAGAAGCTGCGCGAACACGGCGCGGAGCTGGCATTCAGCTATCAGGGCGAAGCGCTGGAGCGGCGCGTGCGCCCGCTCGCGGAAGAGCTGGGCAGCGACTTCCTGATCGACTGCGATGTCAGCAACATGGACGCGCTCGACACCGCGTTCGAAACGCTTGCCAGCCGCTGGCCGACGATCGACTTCGTCGTCCATGCGATCGGCTTCTCGGACAAGAACGAGCTGCGCGGCGGCTATGTCGACACCAGCCTCGACAATTTCCTGATGACGATGAACATCAGCGTCTATTCGTTCGTCGCGGTGGCCAAGCGCGCGAGCGCGATGATGCCGAACGGCGGATCGCTGCTGACGCTCAGCTATTACGGCGCGGAGAAGGTCATCCCGCATTATAACGTGATGGGCGTGGCCAAGGCTGCACTGGAGACCAGCGTCCAGTATCTCGCGGTCGATCTCGGTCGCGACAACATCCGCGTCAACGCGATCAGCGCCGGTCCGATCAAGACGCTGGCGGCGAGCGGCATCGGCGACTTCCGCCTGATCCTCAAGTGGAACGAGCTGAATGCCCCGCTCAAGCGGAACGTGACGATCGAGGATGTCGGCGGCGCCGGCCTCTATTTCCTGTCCGACCTGTCGAGCGGCACCACCGGCGAAACCCACCATGTCGACGCCGGCTACCACGTCATCGGCATGAAGGCCGAAGACGCCCCGGATATCGCGCTGGTCTGA
- a CDS encoding adenylosuccinate synthase, translating to MANVAVIGAQWGDEGKGKIVDWLASRADLVVRFQGGHNAGHTLVVGDKVYKLSLLPSGLVRGTLSLIGNGVVFDPWHFRDEMEKLRAQGVEITPETLQVAETAPLILPFHRDLDALREDASGAGKIGTTRRGIGPAYEDKVGRRAIRVCDLAHLDDLGPQLDRLCAHHDALRAGFGQPPIDRDRLLEELREIAPSVLPYAAPVWLTLKGAKEAGKRILFEGAQGALLDIDHGTYPFVTSSNTVSGSAASGSGLGPGSVGFVLGIVKAYTTRVGSGPFPSEQDNEVGELLGTRGREFGVVTGRKRRCGWFDAVLVRQSVALSGVTGIALTKLDILDGMETLKICTGYTVGDKHYDYLPPSPQDQARAVAVYEEIEGWSESTAGARSWAQLPAQAIKYIRRIEELIGCPVALVSTSPEREDTILVRDPFAD from the coding sequence TTGGCGAACGTCGCGGTGATCGGCGCCCAATGGGGCGATGAGGGCAAGGGCAAGATCGTCGACTGGCTCGCCAGCCGCGCCGACCTCGTCGTCCGATTTCAGGGCGGGCACAATGCGGGCCACACGCTGGTTGTGGGCGACAAGGTGTACAAGCTGTCGCTGCTCCCTTCCGGACTGGTACGCGGGACACTGTCGCTGATCGGCAATGGCGTGGTGTTCGACCCTTGGCATTTCCGCGACGAGATGGAGAAGCTGCGCGCGCAGGGCGTGGAGATCACGCCGGAAACGCTGCAGGTCGCCGAGACCGCGCCGCTGATCCTGCCCTTTCACCGCGACCTCGACGCGCTGCGCGAGGATGCGAGCGGCGCGGGCAAGATCGGCACGACGCGGCGCGGCATCGGACCGGCCTATGAGGACAAGGTCGGCCGCCGCGCGATCCGCGTGTGCGACCTGGCGCATCTCGACGATCTCGGGCCGCAGCTCGACCGGCTGTGCGCGCATCACGACGCGCTGCGCGCCGGCTTCGGCCAGCCGCCGATCGACCGCGACCGGCTGCTCGAGGAGCTGCGCGAGATCGCGCCGTCGGTGCTGCCCTATGCCGCGCCGGTGTGGCTGACGCTGAAGGGCGCGAAGGAAGCGGGCAAGCGCATCCTGTTCGAGGGCGCGCAGGGCGCGCTGCTCGACATCGACCATGGCACATATCCCTTCGTCACCTCGTCCAACACGGTGAGCGGGTCGGCGGCGTCGGGCTCCGGCCTTGGTCCGGGGTCGGTCGGCTTCGTGCTGGGGATCGTCAAGGCGTACACGACGCGCGTCGGCTCCGGCCCGTTCCCGAGCGAGCAGGATAACGAGGTGGGCGAACTGCTCGGCACGCGCGGCCGCGAGTTCGGCGTGGTGACGGGGCGCAAGCGCCGCTGTGGCTGGTTCGACGCGGTGCTGGTGCGCCAGTCGGTCGCGCTGAGCGGGGTCACCGGCATCGCGCTGACCAAACTCGACATTCTCGACGGCATGGAGACGCTGAAGATCTGCACCGGCTATACCGTCGGCGACAAGCATTACGACTATCTGCCGCCCAGCCCGCAGGATCAGGCGCGCGCGGTCGCGGTCTATGAGGAGATCGAGGGCTGGAGCGAGTCGACTGCCGGCGCGCGCAGCTGGGCACAGCTGCCGGCACAGGCGATCAAATATATCCGCCGGATCGAGGAGTTGATCGGCTGTCCGGTGGCGCTGGTGTCGACCAGCCCCGAGCGGGAGGACACGATCCTGGTCCGCGATCCGTTCGCGGACTGA